The Thunnus thynnus chromosome 19, fThuThy2.1, whole genome shotgun sequence genome contains the following window.
ACAGTAAATGTattcaataaacaacataataatgaaaataatcatagtCCTGCTTTATGATTTAATGCCcaataaaatgatcataaattGATACACTACATGTTGCTAATGATCTCCTTTTCTTAGCTGTCTTTACCTTGGTAATGGTGTATTACGGTTCATATAGCTGTTATGCCAAGTTTTGGtgcaaaatatctcaaaacacaCCCAGTCTtagtaatacaaacacacaaaatctcATCTGAAAGCATTCAGATTCATCAAAGATGAGGTTTCCTTTGTGTTGCGGTTGTTTTCTAGTGTTTAAGATATACTATttataattatacagtatattttgcaATTTCTACACAAATGTAGGCCAAAAAGaggtaaataaaacaacaagatCTGTAAAATCATCCTGATTTAGAGCTTCTGGACAATGAGAACAAGGCAGGaagggactgtgtgtgtgcatggatgtGGTTTGGGGGGAGGAAGAAATGTGAATGGGTTTTAAGTGGGAAAAGAGGACAGCACAGATGTGTGTGACCCTCAATACCTGTTGAGctgtttagtgtttgtttgtagtaCCCAACTGCCCCCTGGGTGCCTCTCAAGAGGTTATGGGTCATTATCAAGCTAGTGACAAAACTCTCTTACACAAGTAGAGGTGTGCGTGCTTAGTCAGTGTGTGacaaaccacacacatacacacaatcgCCACTTTCTTGGGGGGTGAATTATCAACTTCGGCTTAGTTGGAGTCCCCAGGATTTTCCTATAAAGAAATCAATACTctgctcatttatttttaaccatttcTCTGCGGATTTTAAATCAATCCACACGTTTCgaaacaccaaaaaaaatctCCCTTCTCTTTTGAATGTGTCCTCTAAAATTCAATCCTGTATTACCACACGCTGCTGGCGAGCACGCAGGGCACTGTTGGAGCTCTCAGCCACCTGCAAAGTACAGATGGTGCATCCCGCCTCCACAGACACCTGCTATGGAGTGCACTAAATGGCCATTAGTGGAGGGgggtaagaaaaaaacaaagcaggcaGTGAAAGTGCTGGCATGTCATATCATACACATTAGCACAGCCAGATGGCCGGCCTTCTGGAGAGAAAGTGACACTGTAATCATTAATCTGATGTAGATGGTCGTAATAATGTGTAATTGCACAATTTGTTTAGATACATTCATTGGCAATGGTCACTTATTTTGTCACACTGGTTTTAATGTCAATTTCATATAAAGCAGCTGCACTTGTGTTAGCCAAGGATGCTGAACGGATAATCTGATCTAATAAATTTGCTTTTTATGTGAAGCACGTTCTCAACTACTTTTTTCATGATTTGCTGCCAGTTTTGAGCACAAATAACTTTGATAATTTGATATATGATTGTGAACGTAGCAAACTGAAACCTAGTGAGGCAAAGGTTTAGCTGATTGCTTTTGCGTCACGTCACgtcccatcccccccccccccccccccccccatccccccgCATGCTTCCTCCCCCGgccacacacacagtatcagtCCTTGTCGTCGCCCTGGAGacctcagctgtactgcagGAATGTGGTTAACTGTCTGTTCTAAGGGGCTGTTAAAAAGCTGTTTCGTATTGTCTCATTTTTAACCAGtctccaaacaaacaacacGTAGAGGCACACTCGCTGTCTGTCACTTCAGAGGCGAGACACGTGTCTGAAAAACACGTGTAATGGTTGGGAGCGGTTATGTATACGTGCCTACTAAACCATATGCATCTCGCTGTCACAATAGTCACACAGTAGCtaaatacagaaatgaaaatgCTTAAAAGTATGTTCCCGTTATAGGAAAGTCTAAACTCATAAGACATGAGTGATGTGAAGAGAATGAATGATTAGCCCTCTGTTTGAGGATTCAGATGTAAATCATTGTACTTGTAGATTGTGGCTATGCATATTTGATAGGTAGGTAGGTCAAACGGCTACCTTAGTCAGAGGCCTGTTGCCCTGGTAACTGTGTTTGTGATTTAACAGGTACAACCAAATGTATATGAAGTTACTGTAAGTGCTTACTGACTGATTTCTGTGTTGTGTCTATGATATAAGGTGCTTTGTTAATTGCACAAAGCCTTCAGTATTTGTTTCTGCCGTGTTTTATGTGCTTATACTTAAGAACTTGAGAGCCAGATTGATTTGCGTAACAGTAAACTTAACCATCTTTTAATCTTGTGTGTCCTTTaggcaaaaatacattttacccTGACTTGGATGAAGAGATCGATTATCTTCACTCATACATCGAAAAACAGGAAGTGGCGGAGATCAAACACCCACAGAAGCAATCCAAACATCCTGGTATGAACCTTGAGAGCAATCTCAAGACAGACATACTACCATATCAGTAACAAGCATatcacttgtgtgtgtttttccttctaGTATAGAAAcctatttttttgtaaaagagGGTTTGAATTATCTACTGACGTGCGCTCTAATTGACAAACACCTGCATCCAATCTTGTGTTTTTCCCCTCATGGTAGCCGTTGATTATGACTCTGTCGCTGTTTGTGTCTGATTCGTTCTCTGCAGCTGCCATCACCTCCCAGATAGATGTTAAAAAAGGCAAGACAGATGCCTCCAAACACAAACCGAAAACCCCACATGCCACCACTACAGCCCCCCGCCCTGCAGTTTCTGCTCTTCTTAACACACCGACCCCCCAGCCCAGGGCCACGGGACTTGAGGGCAGAGATGGTCCTATAGTTGTGCCAGCGCACAAGAATGACAGCATTATTATCAGTGAGTATGATTTGATGTCCTCAGCATAATATGACAGTAAAATGGTAGGGGATCAGATGCCCACAGCAGTCTTAAATGGCTTCACTGCACCCAGAAAGTGACAGACATAGGGTGCTGGTACATGATATGGGTGGAAACAGATGATGGATACAAATTTGAtccaatgaaatgtttttgtgaacCTCACTTGTTATCTCTTTTGTTCTCTATATATTGCAAAGGAacagttgattatttttgtgtttattggttTTATGTTGCATATTATTGCATAATAATATATTGCATAATTTTACCCAGGATGACTATGACAGTTCATAAAGAGCAAATGAGcacatatataattatatttagcACCCATAATAAATGTCTCAGCAGTTTAGTCATCCGATTCCCTCTGAATAACTCATTATTTAATCCTTATCATGCTctgttccttctttcttttgATTCAACTTGCAGTTATCATCTCAGTGTGTGTCGTGGTGGGCGCTGTGGCAGTGATCCTGGCAACTGTCTGTTTCGTCAAGTAAGCCTGAACACATAAAGTGATcaaattttgtctttttgctgtAGAATAAAGTACACTATTATTATGGAATTCACTTCATAACAAAAGAAATGCAATAAAAAGACTGACAAGACAGTTAAAAATGATCCATCTAAACTATAACAGACAGTTATTAATACTAAAGAAGTGTTGCAAGCAACTAAACTTTGATCACAGTTTTCTTTCCtgttaaaacaaatcaaataaataaagaatacagAGAGGACCATTCCAATAgtatacacatttttttaattcatgcaCAAGTTTGAATTTTCCCAACACAGTTTCCGTTTGTTATACTCCCAATTTTGCCCCCAAAATGTCACATagcacacaaaatgaaaacatctttatCAGTTGACATACTGCATTACAcataaagtttatctgaaaatcACAACATTGCATATATTCATCACAGaattttaattgatttgattAAAATGGTCATTATCAAATGAGGCTAACAGTAACTAATTCCAATTAAAACAGAATAGGCATGTCTCTCAAGATTATAGAGGtagtaaagagaagaaaatgtgcAACATATGCACAAgtcaatattaaaaaaagatggagaCTAAGAAGGACTTTTAGCAAGAATTTAGCAAGCCAGTTTTACACAGTGAAACCTTGTGCTGAAAACTGAGGCAAGTTGTGCAATACAGAAGCAGGAAACAACTGTCAGTATTGCAGGAGACTCAGATTCATGATGCCCCCCACAGGTTGCAGAAAGAATCGCATCTAGCTCAGAAGGTGGACTACCCTGCTTATGGAGGGACGGGCGCGTCTGCTGCAACACCTAATGGCAGCTCGGTAAGCCCACAGCTCTTTTGACacctaaatgtaaatgttagaGCTTGCATTGTTTCAATTCTCACTTCTCCTCTGCAAAAACCACAAGATGTATGTATGCAGCATGCGCCGAagattcagtttttaaatgtgccaCCCACACTTCCTTTGTGTGTTTCGCCCACAGATGGGAGATAAGACTCTGGCCCAAAGTGCTCAGATGTATCACTATCAACATCAAAAACAGCAGATGCTCTCGATGGGAAAGTaagatttctttttctgtttcttcacttTCTGACACTCCCTCCCAATCCCTCTTGTTTACTCCTGTCATTTCTGTATTTAGACCTTAAATTCTCAACCACATCCTCTGACCTTGTTACCTCTCTTCCTGCATTTGcatcttttttcctcttcttctcagTCACAAGCCTGAACAAAAAGTCGTTGATACCGAGGTCACTTCAGATGAGGAAGAAGTGGGAGGAGACTTTACAGTATACGAGTGCCCAGGACTTGCACCGgtaggtagaaacacacacatgcaaatctGCACAACACTAATAATTTCTGAAGTTTGTTTTATCactaaaaatctaattttcttCCCTCCTTGACAGACTGGGGAAATGGAAGTGAAGAACCCTTTGTTTGATGACTCAACCATACCTTATCAGGGGAACCAAAAGTGAATGCTGAACACTTTacacacatacgtacacacacacacacacaagccattTCTCTTGAAGAAACCACTCTGTCTCACACTGCATGCATAGAAATGGAGGACCCCGGCAGAGGACAAAGTGATGaaaaaatgattgttttcttctttaacTAATTCTGCCCTGAGTGCGGCTTTTAATACTACACGTGTATGTTCcttgttaatttatttctttcacaGTTTTGGAGCATTACTGTCTTTAAGAGTCCTGCTAATTTTGTCCCTCTAGGTGTTTTGTCCTGATTAAATGTTACACTCTAAGTTAAGATTTTCTCCTCCACTCTTgttattttccttcatttctgcAGCTACTTCCAAAGAatgtcacacaaaaaaaagcagacatatgtgcaacacagacacatgaatacacatacATAAGCTGGGAAACAGTTgccctctctttttttgtcatgcaTAGCTAGGAGCTAAACCACATTCCTAACAGATACCCAAGAACTATTTAATTGATCAGATCCCTGTGATTACCTCTGTGAAGAAAACAAACTCCTTAACACAACACAAGGATTAGCATTGAAAATGTTACCATTGGTGTTGctcattttatttcttgtcATATAAGCTGCACATAAAGATTTTAAGACTATagagtataaatatatatgaagtATATGAattgaagtacagtacttgatgATGTCTGTTGCATGGTTTGACTGTACTGTGTTTGAATCATGGCGATGCTTTGATCAATTATTCTGCCTCCCGTATGTATGCATCCTGTTGCTGGAGGAGGAATGACTTCCTCGCACTTGAATGAAATTTGAGAGACATACTGACATTTACTGGCAGATGTGTAGGTggttaatttgatttgattgataatTCTGTATCAACCCCTTTCCTCTCCACCCTCTTGTTGGCCCCAAGCTAACCTTGTGCTGCAAAATGTACATACAAAGTGAAAGTGTTCACTTTTTATAGATATTTGTACATGCAGACCAAGGAttggaaataaaactttttacCACATCTGAAAATGacttctttttgtgtttgtcatggCATGTATTCAGTAATAAGAATTTCATTAAATCTGAATTAAGTAAAAATCAAGTTGGAAAATCAGCATGAGCTAattgcaagaaaaacaaagagaagggAACAAAATAAATGGTTATATTTGTGATATATGTAAAGGAAGCATATCTGAAAAGCACTGGAAATGATGTTGGCAACTGTGCTCATATATTTGTGGCAaaatttaacattatttatgGAAATTAAGTCGTGCATCAAAAGCATAAAAAGTCAGCAGGTGTTCAGTGAAATacaaattttgttttatctgttatCCTCTTGCATTGGTGGGACAGTCAGTTcaaactcatgctgtgcagccaaacattgttcaaatcCAGAGAACGTTGTTTCAGGTTCTAGTGGAGATCCCAAAGTTTTCAAATATATGAACTATTTCTGGGTGGATTTGGGGAAATGTCTTGGATTTGAATATTGGATTTCAATAGACAAAGTGGAATAAGATTATTTTTCAGGCCTCAAGGGTTAAAGAGAGAGGTTAGAGTGAAAGGTCATGCCCTCCATGTGGCCAAACCACACAGCAACAACTTCAAGCAGTGGTGCAAACCCTGgccacgttttttttttttttggtgaaaccAGTTCAGACCAGGATTTAAACAAATTCCCAAAAGTACACCTGCAAAATGAGAGAAACACTGTAAATTGTCTATAGAAAGACATCTAGCAAGACAAACTGAAATGCATTTCCTCTTCGATGAACAGCGCCATCACACCTTGCAGGGTGATGCATTTGGTGCTACCCCTCTAGCTCAAGCTgaatttctgtctgtttcttggTGATCCTGTTTGACCTTGTTTTACCTTCAGGACACAAATGACTACacacagaaagtgtgtgtgtgtgtgtgtgtgtgtgtgtgtgttgggggtaGGGGCAAAGACAGCGAGAGCTTGCATGTACCTCTACCGCTGGGTTTTGTGTATGCGCTTGTATGTCCCTGTTGTCGGGGAGGGGCTGGGTCAGTCTCCTGTCCCCATTGAGTCACATGCCAAGGGCCATTAAAGCCCATTGTGCCGGTGGACAGTGGAAGGAAGGTAGCCATTGGCCCTCGGATGAAAACCTGGGTGGGTGGAGGGTCTGTGAAGGTGGGTGTCAAAGGCAGGGCCGTTAGGAAGAAAATCAAAAAGCCATCAGACTTGTTTGTGGGAGACGATTGTGCTGCTCAACAGGAGGGGCAGTATTTAGATTCCAGCATTATTGCTTTATCAATTTGGTAACTTTTAAAAGTAGTGGCTCAGATTTATTCTCATCATGCTTTATTTGAAAAACATCACAATACAGCAGTAAAATGGCCTTTCAGTCATATTGTAGGAGAAGGTTGGCTAGATTGTAATAACATCTTTCACAAGTTTTTTATAACTTGCAATTCCTAGCACTCATAACAGGAAGGATAAATAGATCTTACAAGAAGTGcttattcatttaaaacataA
Protein-coding sequences here:
- the npdc1a gene encoding neural proliferation differentiation and control protein 1a; this encodes MLSLSSPRNGRLRRASLLLLAAVLLCVIPATASLPAGSKCPLHIDCAKEGRHFCKPGSSHCGPCLSPLEENEEGRCVVRKRHHQHGKNTFYPDLDEEIDYLHSYIEKQEVAEIKHPQKQSKHPAAITSQIDVKKGKTDASKHKPKTPHATTTAPRPAVSALLNTPTPQPRATGLEGRDGPIVVPAHKNDSIIIIIISVCVVVGAVAVILATVCFVKLQKESHLAQKVDYPAYGGTGASAATPNGSSMGDKTLAQSAQMYHYQHQKQQMLSMGNHKPEQKVVDTEVTSDEEEVGGDFTVYECPGLAPTGEMEVKNPLFDDSTIPYQGNQK